Proteins encoded in a region of the Quercus lobata isolate SW786 chromosome 8, ValleyOak3.0 Primary Assembly, whole genome shotgun sequence genome:
- the LOC115956006 gene encoding heat shock cognate 70 kDa protein-like: MSDHGEGPAIGIDLGTTYSCVAVWQNERVEIIVNDQGNRTTPSYVAFTPIERLVGDAAKIQVARNPTDSIFDAKRLIGRRFSDPLVQEDIKLWPFKVICGLDDKPMIVVNYKGEEKKFSAEEISSMVLRMMREIAEAYLGTTVKNAVVTVPAYFNDSQRKATKDAGGIAGLNVLRIINEPTAAAIAYGLDKIADSNGKRNVLIFDLGGGTADVSLLTIEKGVFQVKAVAGDTHLGGEDFDNRVVKHFVEIFKRQHKVDISGNSRALRRLRTACEKAKRILSSAIDTTVEVDALCNGIDFFSTITRAKFAELNMDLFMKCIAIVEKCLTDANMDKSCVHAVVLSGGSSRIPKVQQLLQDFFDGKELCKSLHPDEAVAYGAAVQAAILTNMRNEKLQDIVLLDVTPLSLGVKANGMDMNIMIPRNTAIPTEKKRYYTTSADNQTSVLISVYEGERARTCDNNLLGRFKLPNIPPAPKGVVKINVCFNIDTNGILNVSAKEMTTGVMRNITITNDESRLSSEEINRMVQDAEIYKAEDDEHRKKVKAKEALENYTYNMRNTINDEKIGAKLSRRGKKKIKDAIQQVIEWLDGLQLVESEEYADKLETLKSICNPIMERIYRLN, encoded by the exons ATGTCCGACCATGGAGAGGGTCCGGCGATAGGGATCGATCTAGGAACGACGTACTCGTGCGTGGCAGTGTGGCAAAATGAAAGAGTAGAGATAATAGTTAATGATCAGGGTAACAGGACCACTCCCTCCTATGTTGCTTTCACTCCGATAGAGCGCTTGGTAGGTGATGCCGCCAAGATCCAGGTCGCCAGGAACCCCACCGACTCCATCTTCG ATGCGAAGCGATTGATTGGTAGGAGATTCAGCGATCCTTTAGTTCAGGAAGATATCAAGCTTTGGCCTTTCAAGGTCATTTGTGGTCTTGATGACAAACCTATGATCGTTGTCAACTATAAGGGCGAAGAGAAGAAATTTTCTGCGGAGGAAATCTCATCCATGGTCCTTAGAATGATGCGTGAGATTGCCGAAGCCTACCTGGGCACAACTGTGAAGAATGCGGTTGTTACTGTCCCCGCCTACTTCAATGACTCCCAGCGTAAGGCTACAAAGGATGCTGGAGGCATTGCTGGCCTGAATGTCCTGCGTATAATCAATGAACCAACTGCTGCAGCCATTGCTTATGGTCTAGACAAGATTGCAGATAGTAATGGCAAGAGAAATGtgttgatttttgatttgggtGGTGGTACTGCAGATGTCTCACTACTTACCATTGAAAAGGGTGTCTTCCAAGTGAAGGCCGTTGCTGGAGACACTCACCTTGGAGGTGAGGACTTTGATAACCGAGTAGTAAAGCACTTTGTTGAGATATTTAAGAGGCAACACAAGGTGGACATTAGTGGGAATTCCCGAGCTCTTAGGAGGTTGAGAACTGCTTGTGAGAAGGCAAAGAGGATTCTTTCTTCTGCAATTGATACTACCGTTGAAGTCGATGCTTTGTGTAATGGTATTGATTTCTTTTCAACTATTACCCGTGCCAAATTTGCAGAACTCAATATGGATTTATTCATGAAGTGCATCGCTATTGTGGAGAAGTGCTTGACTGATGCTAATATGGATAAGAGCTGCGTCCATGCTGTTGTTCTTTCGGGTGGTTCTTCCCGAATTCCAAAGGTGCAGCAGTTGTTGCAAGACTTCTTCGATGGGAAGGAGCTTTGCAAGAGTCTTCATCCGGATGAGGCTGTTGCTTATGGAGCAGCTGTTCAAGCTGCGATCTTGACCAATATGAGAAATGAGAAACTGCAAGACATCGTGCTCTTAGATGTCACCCCTCTTTCCCTTGGTGTAAAAGCTAATGGAATGGATATGAATATTATGATTCCAAGGAATACCGCCATTCCTACTGAGAAGAAGAGGTACTACACCACTAGCGCTGACAACCAAACTTCTGTATTGATCTCTGTTTACGAGGGTGAAAGAGCAAGAACTTGTGATAACAACTTGTTGGGACGATTTAAGCTTCCTAATATTCCTCCAGCACCCAAGGGTGTTGTTAAAATAAACGTTTGTTTTAATATTGACACTAATGGTATCTTGAATGTTTCTGCTAAGGAGATGACCACTGGTGTAATGAGGAATATCACCATCACTAATGATGAGTCAAGACTGTCCAGCGAAGAGATTAACAGGATGGTCCAGGATGCAGAGATATACAAGGCCGAAGATGATGAACACAGGAAGAAGGTCAAGGCTAAGGAAGCTTTGGAGAACTATACCTACAACATGAGGAATACTATCAATGATGAGAAGATTGGTGCCAAGCTTTCCCGTAgaggtaagaaaaaaattaaagatgcTATTCAACAGGTGATTGAGTGGTTAGATGGCCTCCAGCTCGTGGAATCAGAAGAGTATGCGGACAAGCTGGAAACGCTCAAGAGCATCTGCAATCCCATCATGGAGAGAATTTATAGATTAAATTGA